The following are from one region of the Anguilla rostrata isolate EN2019 chromosome 7, ASM1855537v3, whole genome shotgun sequence genome:
- the LOC135258662 gene encoding beta-1,3-galactosyltransferase 2-like gives QNTEPHTEPHVDVHTAAHTKFQWEAPGPYHVAYPRNYIFTLDEPDACREEDPFLVLIVPVAAKNLLARGAIRRTWGNESLVLGKTVRLFFLLGLPSGKGSERLQADVEKEREEHRDLLQSNFLDSYRNLTIKTMMMLEWVASRCRNASYAMKVDSDVFLNVQNLVKMLLDPKTPRQDYITGMMTRHSVVVRNPNSKWYMPVDVYPDATYPPYPLGMGYVFSTDLPQKLVDVSRRIRPLYIEDVHIAMCLKQLGIVPTDPPSRSLFKAYMPSRFNRCHYAAVITTILDGPARLLQYWSDLQKPAPPC, from the coding sequence CAAAACACCGAACCGCACACTGAACCGCACGTTGACGTTCACACTGCGGCTCACACTAAGTTCCAATGGGAGGCCCCGGGGCCCTACCATGTGGCCTACCCGCGCAACTACATCTTCACCCTGGACGAGCCGGACGCGTGCCGCGAGGAGGACCCTTTCCTGGTGCTCATTGTGCCGGTGGCAGCAAAAAACCTCCTCGCCCGGGGCGCCATCCGTAGAACCTGGGGCAACGAAAGCCTGGTTTTGGGAAAGACGGTCCGGCTGTTCTTCCTGCTGGGTCTCCCGAGCGGGAAGGGGTCCGAGCGGCTGCAGGCGGAcgtggagaaggagagggaggagcaccGCGACCTGCTGCAGAGCAACTTCCTGGACAGCTACCGCAACCTGACCATCAAGACCATGATGATGCTGGAGTGGGTGGCCAGTCGCTGCCGAAACGCCAGCTACGCCATGAAGGTCGACTCGGACGTGTTCCTCAACGTGCAGAACCTGGTGAAGATGCTCCTGGACCCCAAGACGCCCAGGCAGGACTACATCACGGGAATGATGACCCGGCATAGCGTGGTGGTGAGGAACCCCAACTCCAAGTGGTACATGCCCGTGGACGTGTACCCCGACGCCACGTACCCCCCGTACCCTCTGGGGATGGGCTACGTCTTCTCCACCGACCTGCCCCAGAAGCTCGTGGACGTGTCCAGGCGGATTCGACCCCTGTACATAGAGGACGTCCACATTGCGATGTGCCTGAAGCAGCTGGGCATAGTGCCCACAGACCCGCCCAGCCGCTCGCTGTTTAAGGCCTACATGCCATCCCGCTTTAACCGGTGCCACTACGCGGCGGTCATCACCACCATACTGGACGGTCCCGCGCGGCTGCTCCAGTACTGGAGCGACTTACAAAAACCGGCCCCcccctgctaa